A genomic stretch from Amycolatopsis sp. 195334CR includes:
- a CDS encoding cation:proton antiporter has protein sequence MDHTALALIELGGVFFVLGALGRLAGKIGMSPIPLYLIGGLCFGQGGLIPLGDIGDFTHLASEIGVVLLLLLLGLEYSAAELFTGLKRSWMAGLLDIVLNAAPGAAVALLLGWGPVGALVMAGVTYISSSGIIAKVLGDLGRLGNRETPVVLSILVFEDLVMALYLPILTAVLGGVSLLGGAKAVGISLLVITVVLLIALKFGRYVSAVVDSPDREVFLLKVLGAALLVAGIASAMQVSAAVGAFLLGIAISGSTAENATHMLEPLRDLFAAVFFVVFGLNTNPASIPPVLGWAVALAVVTTLTKVATGWWAARRQGVGRMGRARAGAALVARGEFSIVIAGLAVSAGAVTGELAALATAYVLLMAILGPTAARVVEPIAKALTRKTRTQAAVSAS, from the coding sequence GTGGACCACACCGCACTGGCCCTGATCGAGCTCGGCGGCGTGTTCTTCGTCCTCGGCGCGCTCGGCAGGCTGGCCGGCAAGATCGGCATGTCGCCCATTCCGCTGTACCTGATCGGCGGCCTCTGCTTCGGCCAGGGCGGGCTCATCCCGCTCGGCGACATCGGCGACTTCACCCACCTCGCCAGCGAGATCGGCGTGGTCCTGCTCCTGCTGCTGCTGGGACTCGAGTACTCCGCCGCCGAACTGTTCACCGGGCTCAAGCGCTCGTGGATGGCCGGTCTGCTGGACATCGTGCTCAACGCCGCGCCCGGCGCCGCGGTGGCGCTGCTGCTGGGCTGGGGCCCGGTCGGCGCGCTGGTGATGGCCGGGGTCACCTACATCTCCTCCTCCGGCATCATCGCGAAGGTGCTCGGCGACCTCGGGCGCCTCGGTAACCGCGAAACCCCGGTGGTGCTGTCCATCCTGGTCTTCGAGGACCTGGTGATGGCGCTGTACCTGCCGATCCTGACCGCGGTGCTGGGCGGGGTCAGCCTGCTCGGCGGCGCCAAGGCGGTCGGCATCTCGCTGCTGGTGATCACCGTGGTGCTGCTGATCGCGCTGAAGTTCGGCCGGTACGTCTCGGCCGTGGTGGACAGCCCCGACCGCGAGGTCTTCCTGCTCAAGGTGCTCGGCGCGGCGCTGCTGGTGGCCGGCATCGCCTCGGCCATGCAGGTCTCCGCCGCGGTCGGCGCGTTCCTGCTGGGCATCGCCATCTCGGGGTCCACCGCGGAGAACGCCACGCACATGCTGGAGCCGCTGCGGGACCTGTTCGCCGCGGTGTTCTTCGTGGTGTTCGGGCTGAACACGAACCCGGCCTCGATCCCGCCGGTGCTGGGCTGGGCGGTGGCGCTGGCGGTGGTGACCACGCTGACCAAGGTGGCCACCGGCTGGTGGGCGGCCAGACGCCAGGGCGTCGGCCGGATGGGCCGCGCCCGTGCCGGTGCGGCACTGGTGGCGCGCGGGGAGTTCTCCATCGTGATCGCCGGCCTCGCCGTCTCAGCGGGCGCGGTCACCGGGGAACTGGCCGCGCTCGCGACCGCCTACGTGCTGCTGATGGCGATCCTGGGCCCGACCGCCGCCCGCGTGGTCGAACCGATCGCCAAGGCCCTCACCAGGAAGACCCGGACCCAAGCCGCCGTCTCCGCGAGCTGA
- a CDS encoding cation:proton antiporter regulatory subunit, with translation MNVEVTPLPGIGVRKDFALRSGRRVGVVNHRDGQIELIVSKSDDPDACLAALPLTIDEAAALSNLLGAPQLVAQLKEEHADLPGINTKQLPVATGSPFDGRTLGDTALRSRTGVSVVAVMRAGQVHPSPTPDFTLTGGDLMVTVGTSEGLQAAYKILKNG, from the coding sequence GTGAACGTGGAAGTGACTCCCCTGCCCGGAATCGGCGTGCGCAAGGACTTCGCACTCCGCAGCGGGCGACGGGTGGGTGTGGTGAACCACCGGGACGGGCAGATCGAGCTCATCGTGTCCAAGTCCGACGATCCCGACGCCTGTCTCGCCGCGCTGCCGCTGACCATCGACGAGGCCGCCGCGCTGTCCAACCTGCTCGGGGCGCCGCAGCTGGTCGCGCAGCTCAAGGAAGAGCACGCCGACCTGCCCGGCATCAACACCAAGCAGCTGCCGGTCGCCACCGGCTCGCCGTTCGACGGCCGCACCCTCGGCGACACCGCGCTGCGCTCGCGCACCGGGGTGTCGGTGGTCGCGGTGATGCGCGCGGGCCAGGTGCACCCCTCCCCCACCCCGGACTTCACCCTGACCGGCGGCGACCTGATGGTCACCGTCGGCACCTCCGAAGGGCTGCAGGCGGCCTACAAGATCCTCAAGAACGGCTGA
- a CDS encoding AAA family ATPase, with amino-acid sequence MNHDAGHGIFAVVGLAGTGKSSVVQLLHELLGVPVVYFGGVVVAEVSRRGLKVTEETERVVREELRAEHGMSAIAHLASRDVDEHFRAHDEVIIDGLYSYAEYELLHERYPDQLSLIAVHAPRAVREERLAHRPVRPLTPAEIHSRDLREIRTLDKATAIALADHHLVNDGSMADLRRHVERTIAEIRERRGVRAVG; translated from the coding sequence GTGAATCACGATGCTGGACATGGCATCTTCGCCGTCGTCGGCCTCGCCGGAACCGGTAAGTCCAGTGTGGTGCAACTCCTGCACGAGCTGCTCGGCGTCCCGGTGGTCTACTTCGGCGGTGTGGTGGTGGCCGAGGTCAGCAGGCGCGGGCTGAAGGTGACCGAGGAGACCGAGCGCGTGGTGCGCGAGGAACTCCGCGCCGAGCACGGCATGTCCGCCATCGCCCACCTCGCCAGCCGCGACGTCGACGAGCACTTCCGCGCGCACGACGAGGTCATCATCGACGGCCTGTACAGCTACGCCGAGTACGAGCTGCTGCACGAGCGCTACCCGGACCAGCTGAGCCTGATCGCCGTGCACGCGCCCCGCGCGGTGCGGGAGGAGCGCCTCGCCCACCGCCCGGTGCGCCCGCTCACCCCGGCTGAAATCCACTCGCGCGACCTGCGCGAGATCCGGACCCTGGACAAGGCGACCGCCATCGCGCTGGCCGACCACCACCTGGTCAACGACGGTTCGATGGCCGATCTCCGCCGCCACGTCGAGCGCACCATCGCCGAGATCCGCGAGCGCCGCGGCGTCCGCGCGGTCGGCTGA
- a CDS encoding 1-acyl-sn-glycerol-3-phosphate acyltransferase produces the protein MVHQRDEALPEGAVPWLHDAGKLIGRYGFRPGFRVRVHGAERVPRTGPLLVIANHSSMLEPQLIYGMLPRRCAFLVKQELFTGAAGWGLRRLGQIPVRRGAPDRAPLLTAVSVLRGGGAVGVFPEGTRGAGDVDNAERGAAWLVRASGATVIGVATRGTRKPEHGGRRFRPRVDILVGEPFTVTVDKGRAGLETATEQLRGELAAVVRALDEWREAHGFGAQGRKEQA, from the coding sequence ATGGTGCATCAGCGGGACGAGGCCCTGCCCGAAGGCGCGGTGCCCTGGCTGCACGACGCCGGCAAGCTGATCGGCCGCTACGGCTTCCGCCCCGGGTTCCGGGTGCGGGTGCACGGCGCCGAGCGGGTGCCGAGGACCGGCCCGCTGCTGGTGATCGCCAACCACAGCTCGATGCTGGAACCGCAGCTGATCTACGGAATGCTGCCGCGCCGCTGCGCGTTCCTGGTCAAGCAGGAGCTGTTCACCGGGGCCGCCGGCTGGGGACTGCGCCGGCTCGGCCAGATCCCGGTCCGGCGGGGCGCGCCGGACCGGGCGCCGCTGCTGACCGCGGTCTCGGTGCTGCGCGGCGGCGGTGCGGTCGGGGTGTTCCCCGAGGGCACCCGCGGCGCCGGCGACGTGGACAATGCGGAGCGGGGTGCCGCCTGGCTGGTCCGCGCGTCCGGGGCGACCGTGATCGGCGTGGCGACCAGGGGGACCCGCAAGCCGGAGCACGGCGGGCGCCGGTTCCGGCCCCGGGTGGACATCCTGGTGGGCGAACCGTTCACGGTGACCGTGGACAAGGGCCGCGCCGGCCTGGAAACGGCGACGGAACAGCTTCGCGGCGAGCTCGCCGCGGTGGTACGAGCGCTCGACGAGTGGCGCGAAGCGCACGGATTCGGTGCGCAGGGACGGAAAGAGCAGGCATGA
- the der gene encoding ribosome biogenesis GTPase Der, whose translation MTEVDGTWSDESEFAVLDGDITDGAEGDEETGQAQPVLAVVGRPNVGKSTLVNRILGRREAVVQDTPGVTRDRIAYDALWAGRRFTVVDTGGWEPKASGLQASVAAQAEIAMNTADAVLVVVDASVGATATDEAVAKVLRRSKRPVLLAANKVDDERLLAETASLWSLGLGEPLPVSALHGRSSGDLLDAIVEALPEAPRDADRPAGPRRVALVGKPNVGKSSLLNKLTGEERSVVDSVAGTTVDPVDSLVELDGEPWRFVDTAGLRKRVQTASGTEYYASLRTKTAIDAAEVVIVLLDASEPISEQDLRVLTMVVEAGRALVLALNKWDLVDEDRRHQLERELERGLVRVPWAERVNISALTGRSVRKMAPALRTALASWDQRVSTGQLNGWLSDLIAATPPPVRGGKQPKVLFATQAGIRPPTLVLFTTGFLEAGYRRFIERKFRERFGFTGSPVRINVRVREKKPKTGGKKPVNRS comes from the coding sequence ATGACCGAGGTAGACGGCACGTGGTCCGACGAGTCGGAGTTCGCGGTGCTGGACGGCGACATCACCGATGGCGCCGAGGGTGACGAGGAGACGGGCCAGGCGCAGCCCGTGCTCGCCGTGGTCGGCAGGCCGAACGTGGGCAAGTCCACCCTGGTCAACCGCATCCTCGGCCGCCGGGAAGCGGTGGTGCAGGACACGCCGGGCGTGACCAGGGACCGGATCGCCTACGACGCGCTGTGGGCCGGTCGCCGGTTCACCGTGGTGGACACCGGCGGCTGGGAGCCCAAGGCCAGCGGGCTGCAGGCCTCGGTGGCCGCGCAGGCCGAGATCGCGATGAACACCGCCGACGCGGTGCTGGTCGTGGTGGACGCCTCGGTCGGGGCGACCGCCACCGACGAGGCCGTGGCCAAGGTGCTGCGGCGCTCGAAGCGGCCGGTGCTGCTGGCCGCGAACAAGGTCGACGACGAGCGCCTGCTGGCCGAGACCGCGTCGCTGTGGTCGCTCGGCCTCGGTGAGCCGCTCCCGGTCAGCGCGCTGCACGGGCGCAGCTCCGGCGACCTGCTCGACGCCATCGTCGAGGCGCTGCCCGAGGCCCCGCGCGACGCCGACCGCCCGGCCGGGCCGCGCCGCGTGGCGCTGGTCGGCAAGCCGAACGTGGGCAAGTCGAGCCTGCTGAACAAGCTCACCGGCGAGGAGCGCTCGGTGGTCGACTCGGTGGCAGGCACCACCGTCGACCCGGTCGACTCGCTGGTCGAGCTGGACGGCGAGCCGTGGCGCTTCGTCGACACCGCGGGCCTGCGCAAGCGGGTGCAGACCGCCAGCGGCACCGAGTACTACGCCTCGCTGCGCACCAAGACCGCGATCGACGCGGCCGAGGTGGTGATCGTGCTGCTGGACGCCAGCGAGCCGATCAGCGAGCAGGACCTGCGGGTGCTGACCATGGTGGTCGAGGCGGGGCGCGCCCTGGTGCTGGCGCTGAACAAGTGGGACCTGGTCGATGAGGACCGCAGGCACCAGCTCGAGCGCGAGCTGGAGCGCGGCCTGGTCCGGGTGCCGTGGGCGGAACGGGTGAACATCTCCGCGCTGACCGGCCGGTCGGTCCGGAAAATGGCCCCGGCCCTGCGGACCGCGCTCGCGTCGTGGGACCAGCGCGTGTCCACCGGTCAGCTCAACGGCTGGCTGTCCGACCTCATCGCGGCCACCCCGCCGCCGGTGCGCGGCGGCAAGCAGCCGAAGGTGCTCTTCGCCACCCAGGCCGGCATTCGGCCGCCCACGCTGGTGCTGTTCACCACCGGATTCCTGGAGGCCGGATATCGCCGTTTCATCGAGCGGAAATTCCGGGAGCGCTTCGGTTTCACCGGCAGTCCGGTGCGCATCAACGTGCGAGTTCGGGAGAAAAAACCCAAGACGGGTGGCAAGAAGCCGGTGAACCGTTCCTGA
- a CDS encoding Pls/PosA family non-ribosomal peptide synthetase, protein MTVAPSAAPVLDRALYWSGLAASERTLLDVFASTVARHGGAPALDDGRTVLTYRRLAEEVDDLRAKLAALGIGAGDRVGVRISSGTAELYIAILAVLSAGAAYVPVDADDPDERAELVFGEAGVCVVLGDGGSITELAAPAGRAGSPAPGDDAWIIFTSGSTGKPKGVAVSHSSAAAFVDAEARLFLTDEPLGPGDRVLAGLSVAFDASCEEMWLAWRHGACLVPAPRSLVRTGVDLGPWLVAQRITVVSTVPTLAALWPADALEDVRLLIFGGEACPPELAERVAVEGREVWNTYGPTEATVVACAAQLTGEGPVRIGLPLAGWQLAVVDERGELVGMGQTGELVIGGAGLARYLDEAKDAEKFAPLPALGWRRAYRSGDVVRAEPEGLLFLGRADEQIKLGGRRIELGEVDAALQALPEIAGAAAAIRKTKAGNQILVGYVVPRDGAEFDIDAATAQLRESLPAALVPLLAPVTDLPTRTSGKVDRDALPWPLPSVPEQSTSDNQGGLTATEAWLAEGWAEILGVTVRSGKADFFSNGGGSLTAAQLIARIRTRHPSVSVADIYQHPKLGSLAAMLDELSTAETKRREIAPTPRRAGIAQSLLMLPLMALPGLRWTTVAAALSTVLAEFGGLSWAPAVSWWLLGAAWLLLFTPAGRIAISAGGARMLLRGVRPGSHPRGGSVHLRLWTAEKLAEYSGAAEVAGASWMTHYARALGAKVGKDADLHSPPPVTGLLKLGRGAAVEPETDLSGYWVDGDVVHIGKIRIGADARIGARSTLFPGVRIGKGAEIAAGSTVRGAVPAGQRWAGSPAERSGKDALKWPSSRPPRRRRWSAIYGLTSLLLGLLPAVAAVPALVLLANGVAGTASLGAALGGALGMVPLATVAYFAAYALLVLAGVRALSVGMVEGYHPVHGRAAWQVWTTERLMGMARTGLFPLYASLFTPVWLRLLGAKVGRGAEVSTVLALPKMTQVDDGAFLADDTMVATYELGHGWLHVAPARIGKQAFLGNSGITAPGRSVPKRGLVGVLSSTPLKAKKGSSYLGMPPMPLRRSVETGDASRTYAPPARLKLARGLIELCRIVPVMCGAALSVLVLAALTALVTTVGLGWTLLLAGPVLFAAGVTAAATATVMKWTLVGKFRAVEHPLWSSFVWRNELADTFVEVLAVPWFVGGVSGTPLLPMWLRTMGAKIGRGVWLETYWLPESDLVTLGDGATVNRGCVIQTHLFHDRIMSMDGVSLHEGATLGPHGIVLPGAGIGARTTVGPGSLVTRGDEVPADSRWLGNPIAAWPVKGARRG, encoded by the coding sequence GTGACCGTCGCGCCCTCGGCCGCGCCCGTTCTCGATCGCGCGCTGTACTGGTCCGGCCTGGCCGCCAGCGAGCGCACCCTGCTCGACGTGTTCGCCTCGACGGTGGCGCGGCACGGTGGCGCGCCCGCGCTCGACGACGGCCGCACCGTGCTGACCTACCGCAGGCTCGCGGAGGAGGTCGACGACCTCCGCGCCAAGCTGGCGGCGCTCGGCATCGGCGCGGGCGACCGCGTCGGCGTGCGGATCTCCTCGGGCACGGCGGAGCTGTACATCGCCATCCTCGCCGTACTGTCGGCCGGGGCGGCCTACGTGCCGGTCGACGCCGACGACCCGGACGAGCGCGCCGAGCTGGTGTTCGGCGAGGCCGGGGTGTGCGTGGTGCTCGGCGACGGCGGCTCGATCACCGAACTGGCCGCGCCGGCCGGCCGGGCGGGCTCGCCCGCGCCGGGTGACGACGCCTGGATCATCTTCACCTCCGGTTCCACCGGCAAGCCCAAGGGTGTGGCGGTGAGCCACTCGTCCGCCGCCGCCTTCGTCGACGCCGAGGCCCGCCTGTTCCTCACCGACGAGCCGCTCGGTCCCGGCGACCGCGTGCTCGCCGGGCTGTCGGTCGCCTTCGACGCCTCGTGCGAGGAAATGTGGCTGGCCTGGCGCCACGGCGCCTGCCTGGTCCCGGCCCCGCGCTCGCTGGTGCGCACCGGCGTCGACCTCGGCCCGTGGCTGGTCGCGCAGCGCATCACCGTGGTGTCCACCGTGCCGACGCTGGCCGCGCTGTGGCCCGCCGACGCGCTGGAGGACGTCCGCCTGCTCATCTTCGGCGGCGAGGCCTGCCCGCCGGAACTGGCCGAACGGGTCGCCGTCGAGGGCCGCGAGGTGTGGAACACCTACGGCCCGACCGAGGCCACCGTGGTCGCCTGCGCCGCGCAGCTGACCGGCGAGGGCCCGGTCCGGATCGGCCTGCCGCTGGCCGGCTGGCAGCTCGCCGTGGTCGACGAGCGCGGTGAGCTGGTCGGCATGGGCCAGACCGGCGAACTGGTGATCGGCGGCGCGGGCCTGGCCCGCTACCTCGACGAGGCCAAGGACGCGGAGAAGTTCGCCCCGCTGCCCGCGCTCGGCTGGCGCCGTGCCTACCGCAGCGGTGACGTGGTCCGCGCCGAGCCGGAGGGCCTGCTCTTCCTCGGCCGCGCCGACGAGCAGATCAAGCTCGGCGGCCGCCGCATCGAACTGGGCGAGGTCGACGCCGCGCTGCAGGCGCTGCCGGAGATCGCCGGTGCCGCCGCGGCCATCCGCAAGACCAAGGCGGGCAACCAGATCCTGGTCGGCTACGTGGTGCCGCGCGACGGCGCCGAGTTCGACATCGACGCCGCCACCGCGCAGTTGCGCGAAAGCCTGCCCGCCGCACTGGTCCCGCTGCTGGCGCCGGTCACCGACCTGCCGACGCGGACCTCGGGCAAGGTCGACCGCGACGCGCTGCCCTGGCCGCTGCCCTCCGTGCCGGAACAGTCCACTTCGGACAACCAGGGTGGGCTGACCGCCACCGAGGCCTGGCTGGCCGAGGGCTGGGCGGAGATCCTCGGGGTCACCGTGCGCAGCGGCAAGGCCGACTTCTTCAGCAACGGCGGCGGCAGCCTGACCGCCGCGCAGTTGATCGCGCGCATCCGCACCCGGCACCCGTCGGTGTCGGTGGCCGACATCTACCAGCACCCGAAACTGGGTTCGCTGGCCGCGATGCTCGACGAGTTGAGCACCGCCGAGACCAAGCGGCGCGAGATCGCGCCGACCCCGCGGCGCGCCGGGATCGCCCAGAGCCTGCTGATGCTGCCGCTGATGGCGCTGCCCGGCCTGCGCTGGACCACCGTCGCCGCGGCGCTGTCCACCGTGCTCGCCGAGTTCGGCGGCCTGTCCTGGGCGCCCGCGGTGTCCTGGTGGCTGCTCGGCGCGGCCTGGCTGCTGCTGTTCACCCCGGCCGGGCGCATCGCGATCTCGGCCGGTGGCGCGCGCATGCTGCTGCGCGGGGTCCGGCCCGGCAGCCACCCGCGTGGCGGCAGTGTCCACTTGCGACTGTGGACGGCGGAGAAGCTCGCGGAGTACAGCGGGGCCGCCGAAGTCGCCGGTGCGTCCTGGATGACGCACTACGCGCGGGCGCTGGGCGCCAAGGTGGGCAAGGACGCCGACCTGCACTCGCCGCCGCCGGTGACCGGCCTGCTCAAGCTCGGCCGCGGTGCCGCCGTGGAGCCGGAGACCGACCTCTCCGGCTACTGGGTCGACGGCGACGTGGTGCACATCGGCAAGATCCGGATCGGCGCGGACGCGCGGATCGGCGCCCGCAGCACGTTGTTCCCCGGGGTGCGGATCGGCAAGGGCGCGGAGATCGCGGCCGGTTCGACCGTGCGCGGCGCGGTCCCGGCCGGGCAGCGCTGGGCCGGTTCCCCGGCCGAGCGCAGCGGCAAGGACGCGCTCAAGTGGCCGTCGAGCCGACCGCCGCGCCGCCGCCGCTGGTCGGCGATCTACGGGCTGACCTCGTTGCTGCTGGGCCTGCTGCCCGCGGTGGCCGCGGTGCCGGCGCTGGTGCTGCTGGCCAACGGCGTCGCCGGGACGGCGAGCCTCGGCGCGGCGCTGGGCGGCGCGCTGGGGATGGTGCCGCTCGCGACCGTGGCCTACTTCGCCGCGTACGCGCTGCTGGTGCTCGCCGGGGTGCGCGCGCTGAGCGTCGGCATGGTCGAGGGCTACCACCCGGTGCACGGCCGCGCGGCCTGGCAGGTGTGGACCACCGAGCGGCTGATGGGCATGGCGCGGACCGGGCTGTTCCCGTTGTACGCCAGCCTGTTCACCCCGGTCTGGCTGCGCCTGCTCGGGGCGAAGGTCGGCCGCGGCGCCGAGGTGTCCACGGTGCTCGCGCTGCCGAAGATGACCCAGGTCGACGACGGCGCCTTCCTCGCCGACGACACCATGGTCGCCACCTACGAACTCGGCCACGGCTGGCTGCACGTCGCACCCGCCCGCATCGGCAAGCAGGCCTTCCTCGGCAACTCCGGCATCACCGCGCCGGGGCGGTCGGTGCCCAAGCGCGGGCTGGTCGGTGTGCTGTCGTCCACCCCGCTCAAGGCGAAGAAGGGCTCGTCCTACCTGGGCATGCCGCCGATGCCGCTGCGGCGTTCGGTGGAGACCGGGGACGCGAGCCGCACCTACGCCCCGCCGGCGCGGCTGAAGCTGGCGCGCGGGCTGATCGAGCTGTGCCGGATCGTGCCGGTGATGTGCGGCGCGGCGCTGTCGGTGCTGGTGCTGGCCGCGCTGACCGCGCTGGTCACCACCGTCGGCCTCGGCTGGACGCTGCTGCTGGCCGGGCCGGTGCTGTTCGCCGCCGGGGTCACCGCCGCCGCCACCGCCACGGTGATGAAGTGGACGCTGGTCGGGAAGTTCCGCGCGGTCGAGCACCCGCTGTGGAGCTCGTTCGTCTGGCGCAACGAACTCGCCGACACCTTCGTCGAGGTGCTCGCCGTGCCGTGGTTCGTCGGCGGGGTCAGCGGTACGCCGCTGCTGCCGATGTGGCTGCGCACGATGGGCGCGAAGATCGGCCGCGGGGTCTGGCTGGAGACCTACTGGCTGCCCGAGTCGGACCTGGTCACGCTCGGCGACGGCGCCACGGTGAACCGGGGGTGCGTGATCCAGACGCACCTGTTCCATGATCGAATCATGAGCATGGACGGGGTGAGCCTGCACGAGGGAGCCACGCTCGGGCCGCACGGTATCGTGCTGCCGGGCGCCGGGATCGGCGCCCGCACCACGGTCGGACCGGGTTCGCTGGTCACCCGCGGGGACGAGGTACCTGCTGATTCTCGCTGGCTGGGCAACCCGATCGCGGCCTGGCCGGTCAAGGGAGCGCGCCGGGGGTGA
- a CDS encoding M1 family metallopeptidase: MSAAKSTQPAPGADTSPDSYLPAHGNGGYRVTRYTLDLDYKVGPNRLAGHAVIEGVATQPLSRFSLDLTGFRIGRVQVNGQAAKYTQRAGKLHVKPQRSLPSGSAFMAEIRYTGNPRPITSPDWGDIGWDELTDGALVASQPVGAPSWFPCNDHPSDKAAYRISVTTSSAYTVLVTGNLLAKRQGASTTTWVFERPEPTASYLMGVHIGRYEQLVLAAEPVPQLAAVPARLRRLFDRDFRRQPDMMDALEGFFGPYPFSEYVVVVTDDELDEPIEAQGLSVFGANLLDGRGTHERLIVHELAHQWFGNSLTVAEWKHIWLNEGFATYAEWLWSAESGGLGEDAHARRWHAVLAARPADLRIGDPGVANLFDERVYKRGALTLHALRKLLGDTVFFALLKDWASRYRHATVTTADFTALAEEHAGRPLAEFFHDWLFSPELPALPG; this comes from the coding sequence GTGAGTGCGGCGAAGTCGACGCAGCCCGCGCCCGGCGCGGACACCTCACCGGATTCGTACCTCCCCGCACACGGCAACGGCGGTTACCGGGTCACCCGCTACACCCTGGACCTGGACTACAAGGTCGGCCCGAACCGGCTCGCCGGGCACGCGGTGATCGAGGGCGTGGCCACCCAGCCGCTGTCGCGGTTCAGCCTGGACCTGACCGGGTTCCGGATCGGCCGGGTGCAGGTCAACGGGCAGGCCGCGAAGTACACCCAGCGCGCGGGCAAGCTGCACGTCAAACCGCAGCGCTCGCTGCCGTCGGGCTCGGCGTTCATGGCCGAGATCCGCTACACCGGCAACCCGCGGCCGATCACCTCACCGGACTGGGGTGACATCGGCTGGGACGAGCTGACCGACGGCGCGCTGGTGGCCAGCCAGCCGGTCGGCGCGCCGTCCTGGTTCCCGTGCAACGACCACCCCTCGGACAAGGCGGCCTACCGGATCTCGGTGACCACCTCCTCGGCCTACACCGTGCTGGTCACCGGGAACCTGCTCGCCAAGCGGCAGGGCGCGAGCACCACCACCTGGGTGTTCGAGCGGCCGGAGCCGACCGCCAGCTACCTGATGGGCGTCCACATAGGACGGTACGAGCAGCTGGTGCTGGCCGCCGAGCCGGTGCCGCAGCTGGCCGCGGTGCCCGCCCGGCTGCGCAGGCTGTTCGACCGCGACTTCCGCCGCCAGCCGGACATGATGGACGCGCTGGAGGGCTTCTTCGGGCCGTACCCGTTCAGCGAGTACGTGGTCGTGGTGACCGACGACGAGCTCGACGAGCCGATCGAGGCGCAGGGGCTGTCGGTGTTCGGCGCGAACCTGCTCGACGGCCGCGGCACGCACGAACGGCTGATCGTGCACGAACTGGCGCACCAGTGGTTCGGCAACAGCCTGACCGTGGCGGAGTGGAAGCACATCTGGCTCAACGAGGGCTTCGCCACCTACGCGGAATGGCTGTGGTCGGCCGAATCCGGCGGGCTCGGCGAGGACGCGCACGCCCGCCGGTGGCACGCGGTGCTGGCCGCGCGCCCGGCGGACCTGCGCATCGGCGATCCCGGCGTGGCCAACCTGTTCGACGAGCGCGTGTACAAGCGCGGCGCGCTCACCCTGCACGCGCTGCGCAAACTCCTCGGTGACACGGTGTTCTTCGCGCTGCTGAAGGACTGGGCGAGCCGCTACCGGCACGCGACGGTGACCACCGCGGACTTCACCGCGCTGGCCGAGGAGCACGCCGGCCGCCCGCTCGCGGAGTTCTTCCACGACTGGCTGTTCAGCCCGGAGCTGCCCGCCCTCCCGGGGTGA
- a CDS encoding TetR/AcrR family transcriptional regulator, translated as MPAKEPSPRRVYGGRSAADRRAERRGRLLEAGLELFGTEGYPASSIEKLCAAASVSTRNFYEEFSSREALLMAIHNQVIESAVAAVATAFAEVDDQHVTDRIEHAVRAYITTTAADPRRAKLSYVEIIGVSPAVEAHRLAWRTRWVQMLVAEAKRAVARGEAEEREFGLGAVALIGAVNELVFHWSTDGYRTPLDDVIAEIVRMAKAVIITPGGRAAPG; from the coding sequence GTGCCTGCGAAAGAACCGTCCCCCCGGCGCGTCTACGGCGGCCGCTCGGCGGCCGATCGCCGAGCCGAACGACGCGGCCGCCTGCTCGAAGCCGGCCTGGAACTGTTCGGCACCGAGGGCTACCCGGCCAGCTCGATCGAGAAGCTGTGCGCGGCGGCATCGGTGTCCACGCGCAACTTCTACGAGGAGTTCAGCAGCCGTGAAGCACTGCTGATGGCCATTCACAACCAGGTGATCGAATCGGCGGTGGCGGCGGTCGCCACCGCCTTCGCCGAGGTCGACGACCAGCACGTCACCGACCGCATCGAGCACGCGGTGCGGGCCTACATCACCACCACCGCCGCCGATCCCCGCCGGGCCAAACTGTCCTATGTGGAGATCATCGGGGTGAGCCCGGCGGTGGAGGCGCACCGGCTGGCCTGGCGCACCCGCTGGGTGCAGATGCTGGTGGCCGAGGCCAAGCGCGCGGTGGCCCGCGGCGAGGCCGAGGAACGCGAGTTCGGCCTCGGCGCGGTGGCGTTGATCGGCGCGGTGAACGAACTGGTCTTCCACTGGTCCACCGACGGCTACCGGACCCCGCTCGACGACGTGATCGCCGAGATCGTCCGGATGGCCAAGGCGGTGATCATCACCCCGGGAGGGCGGGCAGCTCCGGGCTGA